The window GCAAAGGACAAGGAATTGCTGAAGTCCGAAAAAGAGCTGGCAGACCAGATAAAGTCCGAAGAATCCGACTTGATGGGCAGGCTTGGCCAAATCCAGAAAAGGCTCGGCGCAATAACAAAAAAGCCTGGCCAGATTAAGGATGAGATTACAGCGCGGGAATTGGAGGAACTGAAAACACTGGCAGACAAGATTGCAACAGAGATCAAGGAGCGAAATGACAGGCTCCAGCAAGTGCTCGGCGAAGTCAGGAAATACGAAGTGCAAATGCGCAACAGCGAGAAAAAAATAAAACAGTTTATCCAGAAATCAAAGTCCGGGTCCTCCAAGGATGCCAGGAAAAAAAAGGACGCTGTGCGCCTGAAGCTGGCAATGTCAAGCAGGAAAAAGGCGGAGGCGCTAATCAAAAAAGCCGAGAGCGACATATCCAAGATCAGCACCGAGATGGAAACACTTTTGAAAAAAGCCTCAGCATTGAAGGAAGTCAGCGGCTCCAAGTCAGCGAAAGCCCATCTCAAGGACCTGCTCGCAATGCGCGGGGACGTTGCAAGAAAATTGAAGTCATTTATCCGTGAGGCGCAAATGCTTGGCGAGGCAGTCCACAAATTGTGAATTCCCAATCCACACGCAGTTCCATTCCAGTCAATCAGCTCAGGCAATCAGCCCAGCCAATCAGCAGCGAAATTTAAATGCGCGTGCAAGGGTCAGCGTGCAAACCATTTTCGCGTGTCAAATTCAAAGCGGAGAAGCTCCAAAATAATGTCACGGGGCGGAACAGTAAAAAGAGGTGAAAAGCGGTGAGCGTATTTAATAAGCTTAAGTCCACATTTTCCAGGAAAAAAGCTGCATCGGGCCAGGCGCCATCTTCGGCTCCGCAAAAAGCACAGCCGCTGCCGCTGGTGCCGCCAAAGCAGGCCATTGGCCAGCAGGCTTCCAAGCCAGCTTTGCAATCTCCTTCCCAAGTCTCTTCTAAAACAGGAATGCCGCAAGCGGGCCATGCCACTCCCATTCATGCTGAAGCCCCTGGCAAATCCAAGCAGGCGTCTCAACCCGCTATCTCCCCAAAAAAAATGCAGGCTGTCAGCATGGAAATAGCGCCGCCCCAGGTGCCGCCTGCAAAAATTGAAAAGGTAAAATTGCTTGACGAATACATCTATAGGTCCAAAAATATCCCCATCACAATCAGGATATTCACCCAAAAGGGCTGGTTTGTCCCCCTATACGAAGTCTACATCTCCAGCATTACGCCGGCAACAGAGTTTGTGCTCGAAAAAATAAGGCAGGAGGTAATCAAGAATGTCAGCCTTGGCATAATTGACATTGTAGGGTCCAAGGAAACCGATGTCCTTGAAAGGAAATTTGAGGCAGCAGTCTCTGTCCTGCTCGACAAGTACTTCCCCGGCCTGCAGCAGGATGTCCGCGCATTTTTCATAACCTACCTGATCCAGAGAAGCCTTGGTCTGGGCAACATAGATATCCTGATGGCTGACGTGAACATAGAGGAAATTGCCATCAACACTTCTGATGAGCCTGTCTGGATTTACCACAAGAGGCATGGCTGGCTCAGGACAAACATCAAGGTCAAGGCTGAAGAGCAGACCAAGCATTACGCTACAATCATGGCCAGGCTGGTCGGGAGGCAGATCTCAGTTCTTGAGCCATTGCTGGATGCGCACCTCGCTGATGGCAACAGGGTAAATGCAACGCTTATGCCTATCTCCACCCGGGGCAACACGATTACGCTCAGGATGTTCTCCAAGGACCCGTGGACAATCACAAAATTCATCAAATCCAACACAATTTCCATGGAAGGGGCCGCATTGGTGTGGCTGGCGGTGCAATACGAAATCTCTGCACTGATTGCAGGGGGAACAGCGTCAGGAAAAACTTCCATGCTGAATGTCCTCGCAAATTTCTTCCCGCCCAACCAGCGGATTATCTCAATCGAGGACACAAGGGAAATCCAGCTTCCAAAATACCTCCACTGGGTGCCAATGTCAACAAGGCTGCCCAATGCAGAAGGAAAAGGCGGCCTGACCATGCTTGACCTCCTGGTGAACAGCCTGAGGATGAGGCCAGACAGGATTGTGGTCGGCGAAGTCAGGCGAAAGAGGGAAGCAGAGGTCCTTTTCGAGGCAATCCACACAGGCCATTCTGTTTACGCAACCTTCCACGCCAACAATGCCAAGGAAGCGGTCACCAGGCTGCTGAATCCACCTATCGAGGTTCCAAAGACAATGCTTCCGGCAATTTCAATGATAGTCGCGCAATTCAGGAACAGGAGAACCGGCCTGAGAAGGACATTCCAGATTGCTGAAATCAATCCCAATGCCGACGCTGAGATTCTGTTCCAGTTTGACGCCAAGCATGATGTGCTGCGCAAGGTAAAGGCATCCAGGACACTGATGGACAACCTGCAGCTTTATACTGGCTATTCCACACAGGAAATTCAAAAGCTCCTGCAGGAAAAAGTTAAAGTCCTGAAATACCTCATGAATTTCAACCTGATGAGCGTGGACGAAGTAGGGGATGCCATGGCTGAATACTACACTAACCATGATGAGTTCATGCGAAGCGTGACCACACACAAGCCCCACGGTGATAAGCATCGCTAGTGTACTGTTCAAAAGAATAGCAGGCAAGTTTCCAGGCCTCAGGCACACTCTCGCCCAGGCAGAAATCCCGGACCGGCCTGAAGATTTCATAAGAAAATCATTCCTCACTGCGACTTACGTGACAATCGGGATCTCCCTAATGGCTTATCCTGTAGTGGCGAAGATGCTGCGCAAGTCACTCGCGGAAATCTTTCTCTCGGGATTTACAGTTGGCATGTTGGTTTTCTATTTTTACCTGCTTTACTTTTTTTTCAATTATCCTACTGCCAGGATTATCCGCGCCCAAAAGGACATCAACATGGAAGTTGTTTATGCCGGGCGGTTTTTGCTTATTGAGCTTGAATCAGGGATGCCTGTCTACAACGCATTTGTCAATGTGGCCAAAAACTACAAGACAATCGGCAAGCACTTCCAGAACATAGTCGACAAAGTCAATCTTGGGACAGACATGGAGGCAGCAATTGACGAGGAGGCGAATGTTGTCCCATCCCAAAATGTTAAAAAAATGTTTTGGCAAATCCTCAACAGCATCAGGACAGGCGCCAACATCTCCGGGGCGCTGACAACAGTCATAGACCAGATTGTCAGGGAGCAGCAGGTGGAAGTGCAGGAATACGGCAGGAAGCTTAATCCAATGGCGATGTTTTACATGATAGTTGCCGTAATCCTGCCCTCGCTTGGCATGACTATGTTCATGGTCCTGGCCACCTTTGTCGGATTAAAGCTGGACCTTGTCAGCCTGGCAACAGCCGCGTGCGTGCTCGGCTTTGTGCAGTTCCTTTTCCTGGCAACAATAAAATCCTCGAGGCCCGCAAGCGGGGAAGACTGAAAAATTCAATTTGCAGTTCATGAAATTAAAGCAAAACCCAGAGGCAACGCATGAATATCAAGGAAGGAATAATGGACATCATTGATGGCCTTAGGCACATCAGGCTGAATTTTGGCAGGGACAACCTTGACAAGCTGGGCAGGATGCTTTTGCCAAAAATCCTGGCGCGGAGGATGCATCCCTACATGCGCACTGCCGGCTTTGATGAGTTCCCTTATGGCTTCCTGGGGTTTGCATTTTACCTCGCATTCTTTGCAGGCTTGTTCATTTTCACCTGGCCGCCGCTGGGGACATATTACAACATAAGCGACTACGGCGGGAATTTTGCCATACCTCTCGCAATCTTCCTTTTTTTTGGGTTTGTATTTGCAGTAACCACAATTTTTGCAGGGCTGATGCGCGTTTATTTTGATTTTGTAATCTATAACAGGAAGAAGAATGTTGAGGAGTTCCTGCCAGACCTCCTGCAGCAGGCGTCAGCCAATATCCGCGCAGGCATGACAATTGACAAGGCGCTTTGGTTTGCAGTGAGGCCAAATTTTGGCATCCTTGCCCATGAAATTGAAATTGTCGCCAGGAAAACCTTGGGCGGCGTTGACTTTACGCAGGCGCTCGAGGAGTTTACTGAACGCTATGACTCATCCACCCTTAAGCGGTCAATAAGCCTATTGATTAACGGCCTGGAAGCAGGCGGTGAAACAGGGGAGCTGCTAAACAAGATCGCTGTAAATATTCAGGAGAATAAGATTATGCAGAAAGAGCTGGCAGCGAATCTTAAGACCTATGCCATATTCATCTCATTCGCATCCATTGTTGCCGCCCCTGTCCTTTTTGCGCTTTCATACCAGCTTTTGCAGGTCGTGCAGACAATTACCTCATCAATAACCCTGCCCAAAGGCCAGGGTGGGTTTGGCCTGATGCTTGACCTGTCCGGGCAGTCCATTAAGATAAGCGATTTCAGGTTTTTTGCCGTGCTGAGCATGATAATAACCTCATTTTTCTCCGCAGCAATTGTCGGCACAATCCAGAAGGGCAATATCAAGGACAGCATCAGGTACATCCCTATTTTCACAGCTGTTTCCATCATCCTATTTTACGTTGTGTCAATTGCCATGAGCAGCATGCTTGGGGATTTGTTCTAAGCCATTTTTGCAGGCCCAAATTATCAAGAAAATATACTATTTTTTTCATTTTTTAAGGTTCAACCATTGACTTGCCTCAACCACAAATTATTTATATAAGTTAGGGTAATTGTATATCAGTTGTGCATAATAGTTATTCAAATCGCTTAGAGGTGATAAGATGAGAGTCACAAGAAAAGGTCAGGCAGCTACTGAGTTTATCATGACCTACGGTTGGGCTATCCTGGTCGTGCTTGCTGCAATTGGCGCATTGGCATATTTTGGTGTTTTGAGCCCGGACAAATTCTTACCGGAAAGGTGCAATTTCCCAGCAGGAATTGACTGCATCGATAAGGCAGTAATCACAGCGGCTGATGGATCTATCCAGCTAGCTCTAAAAAACAATATTGGTTATAACATCAATATTACAGATGCGCCAACAGGTACTGATGACTGTTTAAATCCAACTATGCAAACAGTGAA of the Candidatus Woesearchaeota archaeon genome contains:
- the tadA gene encoding Flp pilus assembly complex ATPase component TadA, translating into MSVFNKLKSTFSRKKAASGQAPSSAPQKAQPLPLVPPKQAIGQQASKPALQSPSQVSSKTGMPQAGHATPIHAEAPGKSKQASQPAISPKKMQAVSMEIAPPQVPPAKIEKVKLLDEYIYRSKNIPITIRIFTQKGWFVPLYEVYISSITPATEFVLEKIRQEVIKNVSLGIIDIVGSKETDVLERKFEAAVSVLLDKYFPGLQQDVRAFFITYLIQRSLGLGNIDILMADVNIEEIAINTSDEPVWIYHKRHGWLRTNIKVKAEEQTKHYATIMARLVGRQISVLEPLLDAHLADGNRVNATLMPISTRGNTITLRMFSKDPWTITKFIKSNTISMEGAALVWLAVQYEISALIAGGTASGKTSMLNVLANFFPPNQRIISIEDTREIQLPKYLHWVPMSTRLPNAEGKGGLTMLDLLVNSLRMRPDRIVVGEVRRKREAEVLFEAIHTGHSVYATFHANNAKEAVTRLLNPPIEVPKTMLPAISMIVAQFRNRRTGLRRTFQIAEINPNADAEILFQFDAKHDVLRKVKASRTLMDNLQLYTGYSTQEIQKLLQEKVKVLKYLMNFNLMSVDEVGDAMAEYYTNHDEFMRSVTTHKPHGDKHR
- a CDS encoding type II secretion system F family protein, which codes for MISIASVLFKRIAGKFPGLRHTLAQAEIPDRPEDFIRKSFLTATYVTIGISLMAYPVVAKMLRKSLAEIFLSGFTVGMLVFYFYLLYFFFNYPTARIIRAQKDINMEVVYAGRFLLIELESGMPVYNAFVNVAKNYKTIGKHFQNIVDKVNLGTDMEAAIDEEANVVPSQNVKKMFWQILNSIRTGANISGALTTVIDQIVREQQVEVQEYGRKLNPMAMFYMIVAVILPSLGMTMFMVLATFVGLKLDLVSLATAACVLGFVQFLFLATIKSSRPASGED
- a CDS encoding type II secretion system F family protein, with the protein product MNIKEGIMDIIDGLRHIRLNFGRDNLDKLGRMLLPKILARRMHPYMRTAGFDEFPYGFLGFAFYLAFFAGLFIFTWPPLGTYYNISDYGGNFAIPLAIFLFFGFVFAVTTIFAGLMRVYFDFVIYNRKKNVEEFLPDLLQQASANIRAGMTIDKALWFAVRPNFGILAHEIEIVARKTLGGVDFTQALEEFTERYDSSTLKRSISLLINGLEAGGETGELLNKIAVNIQENKIMQKELAANLKTYAIFISFASIVAAPVLFALSYQLLQVVQTITSSITLPKGQGGFGLMLDLSGQSIKISDFRFFAVLSMIITSFFSAAIVGTIQKGNIKDSIRYIPIFTAVSIILFYVVSIAMSSMLGDLF